One genomic window of Pseudomonas sp. LFM046 includes the following:
- the rsmG gene encoding 16S rRNA (guanine(527)-N(7))-methyltransferase RsmG has translation MSLVTLRHADELSRGAQQLAVELTPEKQERLLAYLALLIKWNKAYNLTAVRDPDEMVSRHLLDSLSVVPFVAALGDNWLDVGSGGGMPGIPLAILFPERRFTLLDSNGKKTRFLTHVKLELKLANLEVVHNRVEAFAPEQPFNGIVSRAFSSLEDFSNWTRHLGDGETRWLAMKGLHPDDELQTLPADFRVESAHQLEVPGCQGQRHLLILRRTQ, from the coding sequence ATGTCCCTGGTCACCCTGCGCCACGCTGACGAACTGTCCCGTGGCGCGCAGCAGCTCGCTGTCGAACTCACCCCGGAAAAGCAGGAACGCCTGCTGGCCTACCTGGCTCTGCTGATCAAGTGGAACAAGGCCTACAACCTCACCGCGGTACGCGATCCTGACGAGATGGTGTCGCGTCACCTGCTGGACAGCCTGAGCGTCGTGCCTTTCGTGGCAGCGCTTGGGGATAACTGGCTGGACGTCGGCAGCGGCGGCGGCATGCCCGGTATTCCACTGGCCATCCTGTTCCCCGAACGGCGCTTCACCCTGCTCGACTCCAACGGCAAGAAGACCCGCTTCCTCACCCACGTGAAGCTGGAGCTGAAACTCGCCAACCTGGAAGTGGTCCACAACCGCGTCGAAGCCTTCGCCCCCGAGCAGCCGTTCAACGGCATCGTCTCCCGCGCGTTCAGCTCGCTGGAAGACTTCAGCAACTGGACCCGCCACCTGGGCGATGGCGAGACTCGCTGGCTGGCCATGAAGGGCCTGCACCCGGACGACGAGCTGCAGACCCTGCCCGCGGACTTCCGCGTGGAGTCCGCGCATCAGCTGGAGGTTCCCGGTTGCCAAGGTCAGCGCCATCTGCTGATACTGCGCCGCACGCAATGA
- the mnmG gene encoding tRNA uridine-5-carboxymethylaminomethyl(34) synthesis enzyme MnmG — protein sequence MDFPSRFDVIVIGGGHAGTEAALAAARMGVKTLLLTHNVETLGQMSCNPAIGGIGKSHLVKEIDALGGAMATATDLGGIQFRVLNSRKGPAVRATRAQADRVLYKAAIREILENQPNLWIFQQACDDLIVENDQVKGVVTQMGLRFQAESVVLTTGTFLGGLIHIGLQNYSGGRAGDPPSIALAQRLRELPLRVGRLKTGTPPRIDGRSVDFSVMTEQPGDTPIPVMSFLGSKEQHPRQVSCWITHTNARTHEIIASNLDRSPMYSGVIEGIGPRYCPSIEDKIHRFADKDSHQVFLEPEGLTTHELYPNGISTSLPFDVQLEIVRSIRGMENAHIVRPGYAIEYDYFDPRDLKYSLETKVIGGLFFAGQINGTTGYEEAGAQGLLAGANAALRAQGREAWCPRRDEAYIGVLVDDLITLGTQEPYRMFTSRAEYRLILREDNADLRLTEKGRELGLVDDTRWAAFEAKREGIVREEQRLKSTWVRPGTPEGDAIAERFGTPLAHEYNLLNLLSRPEIDYAGLVEVTGGGAEDPQVAEQVEIKTKYAGYIDRQQDEIARLRASEDIRLPEDLDYATISGLSKEIQHKLGNSRPETLGQASRIPGVTPAAISLLLIHLKKRGAGRQLEQSA from the coding sequence GTGGACTTCCCTTCCCGTTTTGACGTGATCGTGATCGGCGGCGGCCATGCCGGCACCGAGGCTGCGCTGGCAGCTGCACGCATGGGCGTGAAGACCTTGCTGCTGACTCACAATGTGGAAACCCTGGGCCAGATGAGCTGCAACCCAGCCATCGGCGGTATTGGCAAGAGCCACCTGGTCAAAGAGATCGACGCACTTGGCGGCGCCATGGCGACCGCAACCGACCTCGGCGGCATCCAGTTCCGTGTCCTCAATAGCCGCAAGGGTCCAGCCGTACGTGCCACCCGTGCCCAGGCAGACCGTGTTCTCTATAAGGCCGCGATCCGCGAGATCCTCGAGAACCAGCCGAACCTGTGGATATTCCAGCAAGCGTGCGATGACCTGATCGTCGAGAACGACCAGGTGAAGGGCGTCGTGACGCAAATGGGTCTGCGTTTCCAGGCAGAGTCCGTGGTGCTCACCACCGGTACCTTCCTTGGCGGACTTATCCACATCGGTCTGCAGAACTACTCCGGCGGTCGCGCCGGCGATCCGCCATCCATCGCGCTGGCTCAGCGCTTGCGGGAACTGCCCCTGCGTGTTGGCCGTCTGAAGACCGGCACCCCTCCGCGCATCGATGGCCGTTCCGTGGACTTCTCGGTCATGACCGAGCAGCCCGGTGATACCCCGATTCCGGTGATGTCCTTCCTGGGTTCCAAGGAGCAGCATCCGCGCCAGGTGAGCTGCTGGATCACCCACACCAATGCCCGCACCCACGAGATCATCGCCAGCAATCTCGATCGCTCGCCCATGTACTCAGGCGTGATCGAGGGCATTGGTCCGCGCTACTGCCCGTCCATCGAGGACAAGATCCATCGCTTCGCCGACAAGGACAGCCACCAGGTCTTCCTCGAGCCGGAAGGGCTGACCACCCATGAGCTGTACCCCAACGGCATCTCCACTTCGCTGCCTTTCGACGTGCAGCTGGAGATCGTGCGTTCCATTCGCGGCATGGAGAACGCCCACATCGTGCGTCCCGGCTATGCGATCGAGTACGACTACTTCGACCCGCGCGACCTGAAGTACAGCCTGGAGACCAAGGTGATCGGCGGTCTGTTCTTCGCCGGCCAGATCAACGGCACCACCGGCTACGAAGAAGCCGGTGCCCAAGGCCTGCTCGCCGGTGCCAACGCCGCTCTGCGCGCCCAAGGCCGCGAAGCCTGGTGCCCGCGCCGCGACGAGGCGTACATCGGCGTGCTGGTGGACGACCTGATCACCCTGGGCACCCAGGAGCCCTACCGCATGTTCACGTCCCGCGCGGAATACCGCCTGATCCTGCGCGAGGACAACGCGGACCTGCGCCTCACCGAGAAGGGCCGCGAACTGGGCCTGGTGGATGACACGCGCTGGGCCGCTTTCGAAGCCAAGCGCGAAGGTATCGTCCGCGAAGAGCAGCGCCTGAAGAGCACCTGGGTCCGTCCGGGCACGCCGGAAGGCGATGCCATTGCCGAGCGTTTCGGTACGCCGCTTGCCCATGAGTACAACCTGCTCAACCTGCTGAGCCGTCCGGAAATCGACTACGCCGGCCTGGTGGAAGTGACCGGTGGCGGCGCGGAAGATCCGCAGGTGGCCGAACAGGTGGAGATCAAGACCAAGTACGCCGGTTACATCGACCGCCAGCAGGACGAGATCGCCCGGCTGCGTGCCAGCGAAGACATCCGTTTGCCCGAGGACCTGGACTACGCCACCATCTCCGGCCTGTCCAAGGAGATCCAGCACAAGCTCGGCAATTCCCGTCCGGAAACCCTGGGCCAAGCCTCCCGCATCCCGGGCGTGACACCGGCAGCCATTTCCCTGCTGCTGATCCATCTGAAGAAGCGCGGCGCTGGCCGTCAGCTGGAGCAAAGCGCCTGA
- a CDS encoding ParA family protein: MAKVFAIANQKGGVGKTTTCVNLAASLVATKRRVLLIDLDPQGNATMGSGVDKLALEHSIYDVLTGECDLATAMQFSEHGGYQLLPANRDLTAAEVALLDMPNKEHRLREALAPIRENYDYILIDCPPSLSMLTINALSASDGVIIPMQCEYYALEGLSDLVNSIQRIGQLLNPSLKIEGLLRTMYDPRISLTNEVSAQLKEHFGDKLYDAVIPRNVRLAEAPSFGMPALVYDKQSRGAIAYLALAGELVRRQRANAKTATA; the protein is encoded by the coding sequence ATGGCCAAGGTATTCGCAATCGCCAATCAGAAAGGCGGGGTCGGCAAGACCACCACCTGTGTCAACCTGGCAGCCTCGCTGGTCGCTACCAAGCGCCGTGTGCTGCTGATCGATCTTGACCCTCAGGGCAACGCCACCATGGGCAGCGGCGTCGACAAGCTCGCCCTGGAGCACTCGATCTACGACGTCCTCACCGGGGAATGCGACCTGGCGACGGCGATGCAGTTCTCCGAGCACGGTGGCTACCAGCTCCTGCCCGCCAACCGCGACCTGACCGCGGCGGAAGTGGCGCTGCTGGACATGCCGAACAAGGAGCATCGCCTGCGCGAAGCCCTGGCACCGATCCGCGAGAACTATGACTACATCCTCATCGACTGCCCGCCTTCGCTGTCGATGCTGACCATCAACGCCCTGTCGGCTTCCGATGGCGTGATCATCCCCATGCAGTGCGAGTACTACGCACTGGAAGGCCTGTCGGACCTGGTCAACAGCATCCAGCGCATCGGCCAGCTGCTGAACCCCAGCCTGAAGATCGAGGGTCTGCTGCGCACCATGTACGACCCGCGCATCAGCCTGACCAACGAAGTCTCGGCGCAGCTCAAGGAACACTTCGGCGACAAACTCTACGACGCCGTCATTCCGCGTAACGTGCGCCTGGCCGAGGCCCCCAGCTTCGGCATGCCCGCCCTGGTCTACGACAAGCAATCCCGTGGCGCCATCGCCTACCTGGCGCTGGCAGGCGAACTGGTCCGCCGCCAGCGCGCCAACGCCAAAACCGCTACCGCATAA